The genomic DNA ACGAGCGTCTCGGTTCTTTTCCGAAGGAGGGAGGCACCAGCTTCGCTCTTTGGGCGCCTAACGCTCGGGAGGTCTCGGTTCTGTGCGATTCCAATGGTTGGACTCCCGGAATCGCCCCCCTTTATCTCAGAGAGGACGGCAGCGGTATCTGGGAGGGGACTGTCTCGGGGATCTCCATCGGGGATCTGTATAAATACGGCATAAAGACCGGCTCCGGCGAGTGGCTTCAAAAAGGGGATCCTATGGCCTGCCGTTGGGAGACTCCCCCCAGGAGTGCCTCCATGGTGTGGAACGTCGATTATGAGTGGTCCGACCGAAAATGGATGGAGAACAGGGGAGAGCGGCTTCCTCTGGACGGTCCCTGGTCGGTCTACGAGGTCCATCTGGGGTCGTGGAAGAGGCGGGACGGATCTTTTCTGTCCTACAGGGAGATTGCCCCACTGTTGGCCGATCACGTTCTCCAGGCGGGGTTTACTGCGGTGGAGCTGCTTCCTGTGATGGAACATCCTTTCTACGGTTCCTGGGGATACCAGGTCTTGGGCTATTTCGCTCCCTCCGGGAGATACGGTTTGCCGGAGGACTTCATGTATCTCGTCGATTATCTCCACAGCAGGGGGGTCGCCGTCATCCTGGATTGGGTCCCCTCTCATTTTCCCTCCGATGCCTACGGTCTGGCTCGTTTCGATGGGACCGCTCTGTACGAGCATCCCGATTCCAGGAGGGGCTACCATCCTCAGTGGACGAGCTGCATATTTAACTACGGAAGGCACGAGGTTCGGTCGTTCCTCATAAGCAGCGCCGCGTTCTGGCTGGATATGTACCACGCCGATGGGCTGAGGGTGGACGGAGTGGCCTCCATGCTCTATCTGGACTACTGTAGGGAAAGAGGGGAGTGGGAGCCCAACCGGTACGGAGGAAGGGAGAACCTTGAGGCGGTCTCCTTTCTTCGGGAGCTGAATTCCGAGATTTCCAGGGGCTTTCCCGATGTTGTTACGGTCGCGGAGGAGTCCACCGACTGGCCCAGGGTGACCGGTCCCGCCCATCTGGGCGGCCTGGGATTTTCCATGAAGTGGGATATGGGGTGGATGCACGACACTCTGTCTTACTTTTCTCGAGATCCGATCCATAGGCCCTGGCATCATGAGGAGATAACTTTCGGTCTTTGGTACGCTTTTTCCGAAAGATTCGTCCTCCCTGTATCCCACGACGAGGTGGTCTACGGAAAAAGATCGCTTCTGTCCAAGATGCCAGGGGATCAGTGGAGGAAGAAGGCCAATCTCAGGCTTCTGTTTGCCCTGATGTTCGTTCACCCGGGAAAGAAGCTGCTTTTCATGGGTTGCGAGATCGGTCAGTGGCGCGAATGGGACCACGAGGTGGAGCTGGACTGGGCTCTTCTGGACGACCCTAGTCACAGGGGTATTCTTCGTCTGGTGTCGGATCTCAACCGTCTCTACCGAGAGGAGGAGGCGCTTCACAGGGATTTCGACCCCGACGGTTTCAGATGGATAGACTGTTCCGATAGGGGACAGAGCGTTTTTGCCATGATGAGACCATCCGGTTCAAGATCGGTGGTAGGGGTCTTCAACTGCACGCCCATCCCCAGGACGGGCTACAGGATAGGGTTGCCGTCAGGAGGTCGGTGGCTGGAGTTGTGCAACACCGATTCGAACGATTACGGAGGAAGCGGCGTCGGGAATCTGGGCGGGGTATCGGCCGAAGAAGTTGCCTGTCATGGCCTGAGTTTCTCTGTGGAGATTGTTCTACCGCCGCTCGGGGCGGTCATACTGGCGCCGGAGACGAGTTTGTCCGACGGGAGGGAATAGCTGTGAGCCGTTACGTCTGCATACATGGACATTTCTATCAGCCACCGAGGGAAAATCCCTGGACCGGAGTGGTGGAGCGTCAGGAGACGGCCTCTCCCTGGCACGACTGGAACGAGAGGATCTCGGATCAGTGTTACGGTCCTTGCGGTGCCGCCAGACTGTTGGACGAAGAGGGTCTAATATCCTCTACCAGGAATTGCTACGGCTCCATAAGCTTCAACGTTGGCCCCACTCTTCTTGGTTGGCTCGAGGACCGTCGTCCTTGGATATACCGTTCCATGTTGGAGGCGGATCGCATCGGCGCGGAGAGGTTCGAGGGGCACGGCCCTGCCATCGCCCAGGTCTACGGTCACGCTATCCTTCCCCTGGCCTCCGAAAGGGACAGACGTACCCAGGTGGTGTGGGGAATATCCGATTTCGTCCGTCGTTTTCGTCGGCGTCCCGAGGGTATGTGGCTTCCCGAGGCGGCGGTGGATACGGAGTCTCTCGAGGTTTTGGCAGGTGAAGGAATCAAGTTCGCCCTGTTGGCACCCCATCAGGTCTTGCGTTTGGCCTCGGATGCACCTATAGACATATCGAAACCCTACATATGCAGGCTGCCGAGCGGCGCGAAGATCTCCCTGTTTTTCTACGATGGAGAGCTAGCTCGAGAGATGGCTTTCGGTGCCGCCCTGGAGGACGGTCGAAGGTTGGCTCGGAGGTTGTCGGATCGTTGTCCCGACCGGAACGGTCCTGCCCTCGAGCATGTCGCCGTGGACGGAGAGACCTTCGGTCATCATCATCGTTTCGGAGAGATGGCTCTGGCCGCATGTCTGGACGAGCTGGATCGTCTTCCCGACGTGGATTTGACTGTGTATGGTCGTTTTCTGGAGATATGCCCCCCGGAGAGCGAGGTCGAGATAGTCGAGAGGTCTTCGTGGAGTTGCGTCCATGGTGTGGAGCGTTGGCGTTCCGACTGCGGCTGCTCCGACGGCGGGCACCCTCAGTGGCATCAGCGTTGGAGGGCGCCTATGAGGGGTGCTCTTGAAAGCCTGCAGAGGGAGGTAGACGAGCTGTTTCAGGAAAGAGGGTCGTCTCTTTTCTCCGATCCCTGGGCGGTTCGGGACCGATCGGAACGGCTGTATTCCAAGCTATCTCCTTCGGACAGGTTAGCTTTTCTTAGAGACGAGGCTGGGCGGGACCTTTCCTCCGAGGATGAGTCTCTGGGGCTCTCCCTACTTGAGATGGAGCGTTGTTCCATGTTGATGTTCTCCAGCTGCGGCTGGTTTTTCGACGATATCTGTCGGATAGAGGCGATCCAGGTGTTGCGGTATGCCGCTAAGGTGTTGGATTTGGCCGAGAGATTGGGAAAACCCGGACTTCGCAAGCCTTTTATGGATGCCTTGGAAAAGGCCCCGAGCAACGTCCCGGAGCTGGGAGACGGCAGCAGGATCTTTTCCTTCTTCGTGGAGCCCGCCTCGATGGATCTGCCGAGGGTGGCGGCTCACGTCGCCCTTTATCGCCTTTTCGATCTCGATCCCGGAGAGACCGAGTTTCCACTGATGTCGGTGAAGGACGGCACGGTGTGCAGATGTTCCTCCGACGGGGAAGAACGGTTTTTCGGCCAGCTGACCGTTCGTTCCGAGTTGACCGGCAGGTCCATGGAGCTGCTTACCCTGGCGGTTTGGTGGGGAGGGCGCAGGGTCCTGTGTGGAGCTTTGCCAATAACGGAGGGAGCCGATCCCGAGGTTCTGCTGGAACGTGTGAGGCTCGCCTCGAACCGTGACGATCGATCCGTTTTGGGGAGCATCTTCGGACACAGGCTCTATTCGTTGCGTCATCTGTTTCGGGATAGTCGCGACAGGGTGGTCGATGAGATAAAGAGTCGCTGCGAGAAAGGACTTGCTTTAGCTGTGAGGGATGTGGTCCTTAGGGACGAGAACCTCCTTTTGCTGGACGGAGGAGAGTCCGTTCCCCTTCGTTCCGCCGCCAAGATCTTCGTCGATTATCGGTTGAACCGCGAGTTGTCCAGGGATAGGCCATCCTACGGAGATCTGATCGACCTGCTGGGCAGGTCTCGTCGGTGGGGTGTCCAGTTGGACAGGGAGAGGCTGGAGAAAGTGATCAGGTCGAGGATGGTCTTTCTGGCTATGGAGCTGGAGCGGAACTCGGTGGATACCGACGTAGTGCTTGAAGATATGTCAGGACTTCTGGATCTTATGGATCGTGCCGACGTCAAGGTGGATCTGTGGCCCTTTCAGAAAGCCCTGTTGGAGCTGAAGGAAAGGGCCGAAAAAGTGGATGTTCGTTTGCTTCAGAGGATCGGCTGTTCCACCGGGGGCGCGACGGATCGTAGATAGGCTTCGGGATGGATCCAGGAGTAGACGTCTTTGTCGTAACGGACCGGAGATGTGGCTCCTTCTCTTATGGCGTTAACCAGATCTGTCATGGACCGTATGGGCCGATGGAACCGGGTGGCGAAAAGGCCTATGCGGTCCTCCCAGTGGGAATCACTGCCGCCCAGCATCGAGCTGTCCATATCTAGGGCGGTTTCCAATGCCATCTCGTTGTGGTGGGGCTTGGTGCTGCCGTTGAAGGTCTCTACCCCGTGCATATGGGGACAGAGTCGCATCACCTTTCCCATCCCTCTGCCGTTGTCCCTGAAGGGGTGGGCCGCTGCGCTGGCTCCTCCGACCGAGGAGACCAGTTCGGCCAGGTCAGGAGCGTGCATCTTCTTCTCCGGGAGCCGGTCCAGGCCGTATACGAGCAGGTCTCCCTCGTAGGTAAGTATCTCCGCCCCCACTAATATGAGAAAGTCGTATCTATCGGACAGCTCTTCGGCCATAGGG from Dethiosulfovibrio russensis includes the following:
- the glgB gene encoding 1,4-alpha-glucan branching protein GlgB, coding for MADSRLSDYDVFLFRQGRHYRLYERLGSFPKEGGTSFALWAPNAREVSVLCDSNGWTPGIAPLYLREDGSGIWEGTVSGISIGDLYKYGIKTGSGEWLQKGDPMACRWETPPRSASMVWNVDYEWSDRKWMENRGERLPLDGPWSVYEVHLGSWKRRDGSFLSYREIAPLLADHVLQAGFTAVELLPVMEHPFYGSWGYQVLGYFAPSGRYGLPEDFMYLVDYLHSRGVAVILDWVPSHFPSDAYGLARFDGTALYEHPDSRRGYHPQWTSCIFNYGRHEVRSFLISSAAFWLDMYHADGLRVDGVASMLYLDYCRERGEWEPNRYGGRENLEAVSFLRELNSEISRGFPDVVTVAEESTDWPRVTGPAHLGGLGFSMKWDMGWMHDTLSYFSRDPIHRPWHHEEITFGLWYAFSERFVLPVSHDEVVYGKRSLLSKMPGDQWRKKANLRLLFALMFVHPGKKLLFMGCEIGQWREWDHEVELDWALLDDPSHRGILRLVSDLNRLYREEEALHRDFDPDGFRWIDCSDRGQSVFAMMRPSGSRSVVGVFNCTPIPRTGYRIGLPSGGRWLELCNTDSNDYGGSGVGNLGGVSAEEVACHGLSFSVEIVLPPLGAVILAPETSLSDGRE
- a CDS encoding DUF3536 domain-containing protein — translated: MSRYVCIHGHFYQPPRENPWTGVVERQETASPWHDWNERISDQCYGPCGAARLLDEEGLISSTRNCYGSISFNVGPTLLGWLEDRRPWIYRSMLEADRIGAERFEGHGPAIAQVYGHAILPLASERDRRTQVVWGISDFVRRFRRRPEGMWLPEAAVDTESLEVLAGEGIKFALLAPHQVLRLASDAPIDISKPYICRLPSGAKISLFFYDGELAREMAFGAALEDGRRLARRLSDRCPDRNGPALEHVAVDGETFGHHHRFGEMALAACLDELDRLPDVDLTVYGRFLEICPPESEVEIVERSSWSCVHGVERWRSDCGCSDGGHPQWHQRWRAPMRGALESLQREVDELFQERGSSLFSDPWAVRDRSERLYSKLSPSDRLAFLRDEAGRDLSSEDESLGLSLLEMERCSMLMFSSCGWFFDDICRIEAIQVLRYAAKVLDLAERLGKPGLRKPFMDALEKAPSNVPELGDGSRIFSFFVEPASMDLPRVAAHVALYRLFDLDPGETEFPLMSVKDGTVCRCSSDGEERFFGQLTVRSELTGRSMELLTLAVWWGGRRVLCGALPITEGADPEVLLERVRLASNRDDRSVLGSIFGHRLYSLRHLFRDSRDRVVDEIKSRCEKGLALAVRDVVLRDENLLLLDGGESVPLRSAAKIFVDYRLNRELSRDRPSYGDLIDLLGRSRRWGVQLDRERLEKVIRSRMVFLAMELERNSVDTDVVLEDMSGLLDLMDRADVKVDLWPFQKALLELKERAEKVDVRLLQRIGCSTGGATDRR
- a CDS encoding PHP-associated domain-containing protein, with product MIIDTHLHTMEGSPDSFLPLERAVARAKELSMDGICITDHDTLKLAPMAEELSDRYDFLILVGAEILTYEGDLLVYGLDRLPEKKMHAPDLAELVSSVGGASAAAHPFRDNGRGMGKVMRLCPHMHGVETFNGSTKPHHNEMALETALDMDSSMLGGSDSHWEDRIGLFATRFHRPIRSMTDLVNAIREGATSPVRYDKDVYSWIHPEAYLRSVAPPVEQPIL